The Janthinobacterium lividum genome has a window encoding:
- a CDS encoding DUF6445 family protein, producing MGEQTQAEQHLAKGQQLQQQGKLIEAINAYQAAHKLNPALAEAQHFQGLAMLELGQGAIGLGLLKLSLKQQPENALFHYNLGNVLRGTDSEAALASYATAARLAPHEHDFAISHAELLLGKQRLADTIAELERAHALRPQRWQTLQGLAELYYRTGQQALALARYAQALALHPALAQTCRIGFASPSTENTERLSTPDVTASLHDFLRETDLHILDDFLPDPAAWRAQALALPFEQQRYAGQNYPGSQTAGQPSQDIMERIATALGRPIRFISPDNGSYRLSYADAMARTDIHVDNETGNNFNFYAGVLYLNPPEQCQGGTTFWRHQPSGWYRRLPEADVKAGGYASFKDFQKRWLPNSKVQKFNDLQEQRDSWQALLEVPMRHNRLIVYKGHYFHSISNVFGDTPENGRLVQLFFLKCPIKLFAVKIAEVDDGAQENVQG from the coding sequence ATGGGCGAACAGACACAGGCGGAACAACATCTGGCGAAGGGCCAGCAACTGCAGCAGCAAGGCAAGCTGATCGAGGCGATCAACGCCTACCAGGCCGCCCATAAACTGAACCCGGCCCTGGCCGAAGCACAGCATTTCCAGGGACTGGCGATGCTGGAGCTGGGCCAGGGCGCCATCGGCCTGGGCTTGCTGAAACTGTCGCTCAAGCAGCAACCGGAGAACGCCCTGTTCCACTACAACCTGGGCAACGTGCTGCGCGGCACGGACAGCGAAGCGGCGCTGGCCAGCTACGCTACGGCGGCGCGGCTGGCGCCGCACGAGCACGATTTCGCCATCAGCCATGCCGAATTGCTGCTGGGAAAACAGCGCCTGGCCGACACCATCGCCGAGCTGGAACGGGCCCATGCGCTGCGTCCGCAGCGCTGGCAAACCCTGCAGGGTCTGGCCGAGTTGTATTACCGCACGGGACAGCAGGCACTGGCGCTGGCACGCTACGCGCAGGCCCTGGCGTTGCATCCGGCACTGGCGCAAACGTGCCGCATCGGCTTTGCCAGCCCCAGCACTGAAAACACGGAACGGCTGAGCACGCCCGACGTAACGGCAAGCTTGCACGATTTCCTGCGCGAAACCGACCTGCACATCCTCGACGATTTCCTGCCCGACCCGGCCGCCTGGCGCGCGCAGGCGCTGGCTTTACCGTTCGAGCAGCAGCGCTATGCCGGGCAGAACTACCCGGGCAGCCAGACCGCGGGCCAGCCCAGTCAAGACATCATGGAGCGCATCGCCACGGCGCTGGGCCGCCCCATCCGTTTTATCTCGCCCGACAATGGTTCCTACCGCCTCAGCTATGCGGACGCGATGGCGCGCACGGATATCCACGTGGATAACGAGACGGGCAACAATTTCAATTTCTATGCGGGCGTGCTGTATCTGAACCCGCCCGAACAGTGCCAGGGCGGCACCACCTTCTGGCGCCACCAGCCCAGCGGCTGGTACCGTCGCTTGCCAGAAGCGGACGTAAAAGCGGGCGGCTACGCCAGCTTCAAGGATTTCCAGAAACGCTGGCTGCCGAACAGTAAAGTGCAGAAATTCAACGACTTGCAGGAACAGCGCGACAGTTGGCAAGCGCTGCTGGAAGTGCCGATGCGCCACAACCGATTGATCGTGTACAAGGGCCACTACTTTCACTCGATCAGCAATGTGTTTGGCGACACGCCGGAGAATGGCCGCCTGGTGCAGCTGTTCTTTTTGAAGTGCCCGATTAAGTTATTCGCAGTAAAAATCGCCGAAGTTGATGACGGCGCCCAAGAAAATGTTCAGGGCTAG
- a CDS encoding LysR family transcriptional regulator: MDTLNPNWFLRARLKTRQLLLLIALDEQRNIHRAAEELHMTQPAASKQIKDLEEMLDVRLFDRLPRGMEPTIYGETMIRHARMALTSLSLAHDDIVALKSGLTGQVEVGVIMTPAMALLPRAIARIKQQAPLMRIGVHLEHSNTLMDMLQHGTLDFMIGRILEKESSAGLIYEELTEEPASAVARNGHPLLSRKNLQLKDLAGQPWILPPQGSILRHRFDMMFRRAGQEPPVDVVDTTALLLITSLLQQTDSLHVMPTEVAHYYESLNVLSILPIELPCKMDAFGIIRQQDHLLSPGADMLLKAVRATAADMY; encoded by the coding sequence ATGGATACCCTCAACCCCAACTGGTTCTTGCGAGCCCGCCTGAAGACGCGGCAATTGCTGCTGCTGATCGCCCTGGATGAGCAGCGCAACATCCACCGCGCGGCGGAAGAATTGCACATGACGCAGCCGGCCGCGTCCAAGCAAATCAAGGACCTGGAAGAGATGCTGGACGTGCGCCTGTTCGACAGGTTGCCACGCGGCATGGAGCCGACGATCTACGGCGAGACGATGATACGCCACGCGCGCATGGCCTTGACGAGTTTGTCGCTGGCGCATGACGACATCGTCGCCCTGAAGTCGGGCTTGACGGGCCAGGTGGAAGTGGGCGTCATCATGACGCCGGCCATGGCCTTGTTGCCGCGCGCGATTGCCCGCATCAAGCAGCAGGCGCCGCTGATGCGCATCGGCGTGCACCTGGAGCACAGCAACACCCTGATGGACATGCTGCAGCATGGAACTTTGGACTTCATGATCGGGCGCATCCTGGAAAAGGAAAGCAGCGCTGGCCTCATCTACGAGGAATTGACGGAAGAGCCGGCCAGCGCCGTGGCGCGCAATGGCCATCCGCTGCTGTCGCGCAAGAATCTGCAACTGAAAGACTTGGCGGGTCAGCCGTGGATCTTGCCGCCGCAAGGCAGCATCCTGCGCCACCGCTTCGACATGATGTTCCGCCGCGCCGGCCAGGAACCGCCCGTCGACGTGGTCGACACCACCGCCTTGCTCTTGATCACGTCCTTGCTGCAGCAGACGGATTCGCTGCACGTGATGCCGACGGAAGTGGCGCATTACTACGAATCGTTGAACGTGCTGAGCATCTTGCCCATCGAGCTGCCGTGCAAGATGGATGCCTTCGGCATCATTCGCCAGCAGGATCATTTGCTGTCGCCGGGCGCGGACATGCTATTGAAAGCAGTACGCGCCACGGCCGCTGACATGTATTGA